In Ornithinibacter aureus, the genomic stretch TGCGGTTCTCGACGAACCCGACGGCGCTGACGTAGGGCTCGATGACATGGACCTTCTGCAGAGGCGTCACCACGAGCAGTTGCAGGCCCAGCTTGGCGAACAGGTCCAGGGCATAGCGGGTGGAGGCGTCCGAGCCACGGCCGAAGGCCTCGTCGATGACGGCGAACCGGAAGTCCCGGGACTTGGGCACACCCCACTCCAGCCCGAACTGGTAGGCCAACGACGCCGCGAGGATCGTGTAGGCGAGCTTCTCCTTCTGCCCACCGGACTTGCCGTCGGAGTCGGTGTAGTGCTCGCGCTCCACCTGGCTGTCGGCCTCACGTTCGGAGGCCGCGAACACGAACCAGTTGCGCACGTCTGTGACCAGGTCGGTCCAGCGCTTGTCTGCCTCGGTGAACCCCTCGCGTCCGCGAAATCGCCCGATGATCGCCTGGACCCGGCGAAAGCGCTCTTCGGAGTACTGGTCGTCGGTGCTCAGCGCATCATCGGTGCAGGCCCGCAGATCGTCACGGAAGGCCCGCACCTCGTGGTTGGTGCTCGGTTCGGTGAGCAGTCGGATGCGGGTGCCGGGGCTGTAGTCGATCGCGGAGAGCGACTCGTTGATGGTATCGATGCGCGAGCGGATCGTCTGCGCCGACTGGTCGAGCCAGGCCTGGAAGCCGGCGATGTCGTTGATCGTGTTCGTGTTGAGCTGCCGCTTGAACTCGGCCTCGAAGCGGGGCAGGTCATCACCGGTGATCCGGTCGCGCAGCGCGCGGTACTCGGCGGCCGCGAGCACGTCGGCGCCGAGTTCGGTGGTGTCGCTGGGCCAGGCCTGACGGAACGCGGCAATGCGTTTGGCGGCCCGCTCACGCGCCGCTGACTGCTTCTCCTGGTGGGACTGGATGGACGCAGAGAACTCACGTTGGAGATCGCGTTCGGCCAGTGAGCAGGCCTCCAGGGTCGCCGGAGCGTCATGTCGACTCTCAAGCAGTTCGTATGCCGTTCGCAGGCCGGCGAGCTGGTCGGTCGCCACTGCATCGAGGTCTGCCTCGGCGAACCGTTGCTGATCGGCGTTCCTGCGGTGCTCACCCTTGAGGGCGCCAACCTTCTCGGTGAGGTCGGTGACCACGGCGCCCTGAGCGGCGCGCGCACGCTCGACCTCGGCGAGCCGAGCGTGCAGCGCCTCGACCTCGGCGTTGCCGCGCTGGAGCACGTCGCGCTCGCGCGCGAGCTCGTCGATGCGCTGGGCGGCGGAGCGCCAGTCGACGAGCGACCAGCTTGATACGGCCAGGACCTGTGCGACGCTGGCGGCCTCGGCATCGTGTCGATCGGTGTCGACCTTGGCCGCGTCCAAGGCGTCACGGGCGGCGGTCAACTGGGCCTGCACGGTGGCACCGCGTTCGATGAGGGCGTCGACCTTGTCGGCGTTGGACCAGCCGAGGACCCACCGCGTGCGGTCCTCGAGCGCGAACCGGTCGTCCTTCTCGTGACGGCGGTCCGTCTTTACCTGCCCGAGGAGGGTCACCGCCTTGCGGTGCTCACGCAACTCGTCGACGTGGTGCACCCGTGCGTGGTCGGCCCGCGATCGCAGTTCAGCGGTGAGCCAGGCGGCGTGCGGTCCCTCCCGGATCTCAAGCACCTGCGCCAAGGTGTTGTCCTCCACGGCCACGGACGGTCGCCGGTTCACGACGTCGCTCGCGCGGTAGTAGACGAACCTGGCACCGAGGTGATGCTCGTCAACCCATCGGGACGCAGCGGCATACAGCTCACTGGGGACGAGAACCGACAGGGCGAACCCTCGAAGGACGCGCTCGGCTGCCCCACGCCACTGCCCCTGATCAGCTCGGACCTGAACGAGTTCGCCCACGAACGGCAAGCTGGCGACATCAACACCGAGCGCACTCGCGAGGCGATCCCGCACCTTCAGGCTGGCGGAGTCGATGTTGCTGGCGCGACCCCGCAGCGAAGCGATCTCCGCCTGAAGCGTGGAGCTCTCGCGTTCGGCATCTCGAACGGCGATGCTCGCGTCCGTCCGCCGCTGGTGGCCGGACTCACGTTGGGCGACCAGCACGTCGCCGCGAGCACGCGCAGCCGCCTGCGCGTGCTCGAACGACCCCTCGTCGTCGACCGGCGGAATGTCGAGGACGCTCAGGTGATGGTTCAGCTGGTCGGCTCGGGACCGACACTCGTCGCGACGGACGGCAGCGGCGGCCGACTCGACCTCGATGGCACCAAGCCGCCCACCCGCGATCCCCTCACGGGCCCGCACCAGTCCAGCGTGTTCGTCGCTCAGCTCGTCCTGCCGCCGCTGAGCCCGGACCAGCGCGTCGTCGAGGTCGCGACGGCCCTGCTCGAGGCGCACCTGCTCCTCACCGAGCAGGCGCAGCCGGTGCTCGGCTGCCCACACGGGTAGGGCGTCCAGGGCGTGGCGCGCCTCGGTGATGGCCTGCCCCCGCGCGTCGAAGTCGTCGCAGGCAACCACGATGGGCTCGAGCTGCTCGAGCTGGTCGCGAGCCTTGCGCACGGCATCGTGCGCCCGGGTCAGGTCCTCGAAGTGCTGGACGAGGGCGGCGATGCGTGTGCCGGCGACGGCTGGCTCGAGCATGTGATGACGAACGAAGTCGGTGAGGTTGCCGACCGACTTCATCGAGATGGTCTGGTGGAAGAGCTCGAGCGCCTGCTCGGACCGGATGCCGAGCAGCCGCCGCAGCCGCGTGCCGTAGTCGGGGTAGTGGTCGTGCACCGACGCCCCGCGGGTGCGCAACCGTCGCTTGAGGTCTGCCGGGTCGGTGCCGAACTCGGTGAAGTCGGCCACGATCGACAGGTCGTCCTCGGCGGTGACGAAGAACCGGCGAGGTTGGCTCTCACTTGTGCCCGGCATCCAGAAGACCTGGGCGAGGGTGACGTCCTGCTCGTACCCCTCGTTGCGGAACACCCCGAGGATCACGGAGTAACTGCTCTGGTCGCGCAACCCGACCGCCCGCGAGGCACCGGTTGATTCGACCCGCTCGGACTTGTAGTGGCCAAGGACGTAGGTGCGCAGTGAGCGTTCGCGGGTCTCTGCCCCGGCTGCCTTGTTGTAGCTGATCCGGTTGGCCGGGAGCAGGAGCGTGGTCACCGCGTCGACGAGGGTGGACTTACCGGAGCCGATGTCGCCCGTGACCAGGGTGTTGTCACCGGACAGCTGGAGCACCTCGCACCGACCGTCGAAGGTGCCCCAATTCAAGAGCTCGAGGCGGTGCAGGCGGTAGCCTGGCCGGACCCCGGTGCCGAGGTCGACCTCGAGGGCGGAGAACAGGGCGTCGGTCATGACTCGCCCCCGCTGCCACTGCCCGTGCCCGCACCGGAGGTGTCGGTGCCCCCGGTGCCTCCCCCGGGGCCTCCCCCGGTGTCGGCCGCGAGCGCGGCGTACTCGGCCAGTCGGGCGTCGAACTCACCGAGCCACTGGGCGTCGACAAACGCCTTGAGGATGCGGCGCACCTCGTAGGCGCCCATCGGGCCCGGCAGCTGTCGCAGGAAGCCCAGCTCGACGACTTTGCGGATGGAACGGTCCACCTCGTCGACGAGCTTGGTCTCGTTGGTGCTCGCGGGCCGGAACGTGCGCAGCTCGTCGACGAGCCGGTCGCGGGACACCACGAGCCGGCCCTCGCCGGCGCCGGCATCGAACTCGGCCAGCGCCTTGCGCAGCACGGCGAGCATCAGGCTCACGGGGAAGGACAGTCGGTGTCGCGGCACAAGACGGGGAAGCGGGTTGTCCGGGTCCTCGGGCTTGGAGCGCAGGTACGCGTACCCCTCCGCCTCGTCGATGACCAGGTCGAGGCCGAGCACGGCGACGTGGTCGCGCAACGGGTTCTGCAACCGCACGACGTCAAGCCAGATCCGCTCCGCGTGATCGCGGTCGACGACGCCGCGCATGAGGGCGACCGCCGCCGCCGTGAGTGGGGGCAGCCCGCTGCTGCGCAGGTCAGGGGATGCCGTGCTCACGCGAGCATCCCACCACGAGTCGCGTCGCGGCGCACGAACAGGACACGCGGCATCCGGACCAGTCTCTCGCCACCCCCGGACGACGCCGAGCCGGACGGCTCGCTGACGAGGACGGCATCCTCGACGTCGGTGTCGATGACGAGCTCGAAGTCGTCCTCGACGAGACCGAGGTAGCCCACGAGCTCGGCAACGCCGTGAGTCGCCGGGTGGTCACGCAGCACGGTCAGCAGCGATGCCTGGTCCGTGGAGCTGAGGGCGGTGCGCACCGTCGAGGCCAACCGTGCGGAGTCGACGTACACCTGCTCGAACAGCGACTGGAGGTCGACGGCGTCATCGGCGTCGACCGCGTCCAGGCGTGACTCGACGCCGGTGAACAGCGGCGGGGTGTACAGGGGTCGCTCCATCGGCAGCGCGACGGACGGCGAGGTGGCATCGAGCTCGGTGACCAGGTCGCCCATCGAGGCGTCCCGCACGGCCAGGGCAGAACGCTCGATGGACCGCAGCAGCTCGACGACCCGACGGTTCTCGAGCCAGACCTTGTCGTCGAGGAAGCGGCGCAGCTGCTCGGAGAGCAGCCGGACCGTCTGCTGGGTGCGCTCGGCGGCGTCGAGCCAGTCGAAGTGGATGCGGCCCAGACTGCGGTCGACGTCGATGGCATCGAGGTCCACGAGCTGCTGGAGGAGGCCGGTGAGCTCGTCACGGCGGGCACGCGACAGGAGAAAGTCGTGGAAGGCCTGGAAGCTGCGACCCTGATCGGAGTCGGCGATGGCGTGGCGTTCGCCGACGATCTGGTCGAGCAGCTCACCCTTGCCACCCTCCCACGCGGCGATGTCGGCGCGGATGCCGCGGTCAAGGGTGCGGAAGTTCTCCTCCACGGAGCGGAAGTCGGAGAGCAGCTCGCGGGCGGTGCTGCTGAAGTGCTGGTAGCGGTCGAGCAGGGCGACGGCATCCAGCGGCGGGGACTCGCCGCCGGCCACCTTGGCGATCTCGGCGTCGATCGCGTCGCGGCGTCGGCGCAGCTCGGCGAGTCGGGCACCCGGGTCGGGGTCGGCTCCACTGACCATCTCGCGCAGCAGCTCGACGATCGTGCTGAGCCGGGACTCGGTGCCGACGAAGGAGCGGGCCCGCAGCCCGGCGACGAACCCATAGGCCCGCTCGACGTCGACCGTGGCGTCGTAGTGGGCCTCGTCGTGGCCCTCGGGATAGAACTTGCGCAACCAGCCCTGCTCGGGGGATGCCCAGGCATCGACGTAGTCGCGGGCCGAGCGGGGGTAGGTGGGGCGAGCGGGTGGCGAGGGATCAGCGTCGGGCGACCCGACGGCATCCGGTGCGGTTCGTGGGGAGTTGCCGGCGGTCTGGGCGTTGACGGCGTACAGCAGGTCGTCGACGCGCGCGATCAGGTCGGACTCGGCGATGCTGCGCACGTTGTCAACGATGAAGATCGTGCCGAGGACGTGGATCGCCAGCGGTGCGGTGTCGGCGCGCAACAGGCGCCACGCGCGGGAGTTGGCGCGCAGGTACGCAACGGTCTCGAAGTCCATCGGCGCGCTCCTCTCGCTGGCAACCGGGGCGACCCTACGGGATGGCGGCGACACCGCCGGGCCGGTCGCCCACGTAGCGGTATCCCAATCGGACGATCCTCTGCTGTCTGGTGACGTCGCCCGCCCGAGACTGCGTGAGCGGCTCCGGACATATGCCCGTTCAGTCGTGGTCGCCCACCTCGCGCAGTGCCTCAAACGCAGCACGCTCGCGCGCTCGCCGTGCCCGGAGCTCACCGAAAACATCTGCCGCCATGAACCGCGTGTGCGTGCCCGTCGGGCGGCGGCGCCTGGTCGCCGTCATGAGATCGGCACCCCTGAGCAACGGCCATCGGGTCGTTGCAGAGTTTCAGGAAGGCCTGCCCGCGATCTCGTGGAAGCCTGACCCAGCGCACCACTATCGCGACCGACTGCGACCGGTGGTGTAGGTCGGCCTGGCGCAGTTCGACGTGGAGGACTCGTCCACCTTCGACCGGGGCGCCTGCACGAGGCCTTCCGCGGCCGAATCGTCAACGACGCGGGCGCGGTCATCGATGACCGGCCGTGGCAACTGACCAGCGCCCACCCGAGGCACCGTGGTGATCACACGAACTGGGCCGCGATGGTGGCGGGTGGTGCGCCACGCTGGCTCGGCAAGGGGTACGGCAACGCCACAGCACGCACCCACGGCTCGTGCGTGTTCGGCGCGAGACTGACTCTGGATCCAACCCTCACGCTTGGCCAGATCGAGGCCGTGCTCATGGATGTCCAACGCCTCGTGGAGGACATGGCGGCGGGATGACGTGGTGACCAGGTGGGGCGCTGCATCGGACGCCACGGACAGCGCGGTTGACGGGATGGGTCTCCGCGAAGCAGACGTCGTCACCGGCGCGTGAGGTGCGCGAGGTTCGACTCGTTCGCTGGCCGGACCAGTCGGAGCGGTTCTAGGTTCGGCCGACGACTGACACCGGGTCGGGTGATCAGCTCGCGAGGTAGTTGTCCAGCGCCCTACGGACGATCTCAGATGTGCCCGGGTGGTCACGCTCCGCGCGCTCCTGCACGGCTGGTCGGTGACGCGGTGAACAGGCCCACCGCCTCCTGGGTGATGCTCGGCCGGTGTTGGTGCGGATGGACTCGGCCTACTACGGCCGCGACGCCGTCCACGCCGCGATCACCGGCGGCGCGGCCGTGTCCGTCACCGTGCGCCTGGACCCAGCCGTCAAGGCCGCGATCGCCTCCATCAGCGACGACGCGTGGACCACGATCAAGTACCCGAACGCGATCTTCGACGAGGCCACTGGCACCTGGGTGTCCAAGGCGGAGGTCGCCGAGGTGCCCTACACCGCGTTCACCAGCAGGAGCAAGGCCGAGCGGGTCACCGGCCGCCTGGTCGTGCGCCGGATCCCCGACGTGCACGCGTCCAGGAAGCAGGCCGCCGGGCAGGGCACCCTGTTCGACCTGTGGCGCTTCCACGCGTTCTTCACCACCGTGCCCGCCGATCAGCTGGACGCCGTCGCGGCGGACAGCACCCACCGCGGCCACGCGATCATCGAGCAGGTCCACGCCGACCTCAAGGCCTCAGCGCTGGCTCACCTGCCGTCCGGGCGGTTTGCCGCGAACAGTGCCTGGCTCGTCCTCGCGGTCATCGCGTTCAACCTCACCCGCGCCGCCGCCGCCCTCACCGCAGCACCCGAGCTGGTCAGGGCGACCACCGCCACCGTGCGCCGCAAACTGATCCACGTTCCGGCCCGGGTCGCGACCTCGGCCCGCCGGATCACGCTGCACCTGCCCCAGCACTGGGCCCTGGCAGCAACCCAGGACCCAGCTGTTCGACCGCGTCGCCAAGCCCGCCCGCCACCGCCTCGCCCTGACCACCTCCGCCGACACCGGCGCCACCCCGAGGAACCCGCCCGGGAGCACCCCGACAGCCAGGTCGGGCGCGCACCCACGCCCCAACCCGACCCTCAGCCCGAGGACGAGATCACGCTGCGAGACCCAAGCGACCTCCTCGCGACCGCGAGCCAGGAGGACTGCCGGGTCGAGGCCGTCACTGGCGAGGTACCCGTGGAGGTGCTGGGCGGACCGGTTGCGGTTCTCCCCGGTCTCGATAACGAGGACAGAACGCCGTGCCTGGGCGAGGACGAGGGCAGCGTTGAGCCCCGCCGCCCCGCCACCGACGACGACCACGTCCCAGATCTCCTCGGCAGCGTATGCGGTGGATCTCGCCCGCGACCACCGTCACCGCCCGCAGTGGCCGCGAGGAGTCGTGGTGACCACATCCAGGGATCCGCAGGCCACCATCGGCGCAGCGGCCGACCTAAGGTTTAGTCATCGTCACGAGCGAAACGGGAGTGGACATGACAGAAGTGGGCAAGGCCGCGGAGAAGGAGCAGACCGCGCCACACCCGGAGGACCCGCGCAAGCCCGACCAGCTCTCGGAGATCAGCAAGCCCGCGTGGAAGATGACCCTGAAGAACACGTGGGCGGAGTTCTCCGCGGACAAGTGCACCGACCTGGCCGCGATGCTCACGTACTACTCGGTGCTATCGATCTTCCCGGCGCTGCTCGCCCTCGTCTCGCTTGTGGGGGTCTTCGGGCAGGGCGACGAAACGGTCAAGGCGATGCTCGACATCGTGCGACAGCTCGGGCAGCCCGACGCCGCGGACACCCTCGAGGGCCCGGTGACCGAGATGGTCAACGCGGATCGCGCCGGCATCACGCTCGTCATCGGAATCCTCACCGCGCTGTGGTCGGCTTCCGCCTATGTCGGCGGGTTCGGGCGGGCGATGAACACGATCTACGAAGTCGACGAAGGCCGACCGGTGTGGAAGCTGCGCCCGATGATGCTCCTCGTGACGACCGTGCTCGTCGTCGGGGCGGCGCTCGCGCTCCTCGGCCTGGTCATCAGCGGGCCGGTGGCCGAGGCGATCGGCGGGACGATCGGTCTGGGCTCGCAGTCGGTAACGATCTGGAACTGGGTCAAGCTGCCCGTCATCCTGGGCATCGTCGTCCTCATGGTCGCGCTGCTCTACTACGCGACGCCCAACGTCAAGCAGCCGAAGTTCCGGTGGATGAGCATCGGTGCGGCGGTGGCCATCGTCGTCTGGGTCATCGCGTCGATCGCGTTCGCGTTCTATGTGTCCCGCTTCGGGAACTACAACAAGACCTATGGGTCCTTGGCGACCGTCGTCATCACCCTGCTGTGGCTGTGGCTCACCAACCTGGCCCTGCTCTTCGGCGCTGAGCTGGACGCCGAACTCGAGCGCTCCCGGCAGCTGCAGGCCGGCATCAAGGCCGAGCGCACCCTCCAGCTGCCACCGCGGGACACCCGCCAGTCGGAGAGGGCCGAGGAGAAGCTCGAGAAGCGCGTCGCCGAGGGGCGCGAGCTGCGCATGCAGGCGATCGAGGACGGCGCCACCGGCGCGCCGCCCGAGGGCAAGGGCGGCCACGATCGGTCCCGGCATGAGGAACCTGACCGCACCCGCCACGACGGGCGGCGGTCCGATGGGACGCGGAAGGAGCACGGGAAGGCCCACGGCTCGAAGGAGTCCGCCGACGAAGACTCCGGCGAGGCACCGAAGGCCCTCACCCTCGGGGCTCTGGCCGGTGTCGCCGCCCTCGTCATCAAGCGCGCCCTGCGCCGCGGCCGCTGACCTCCCCTCGCCTCCTCCCCCTCCCCTCCTGGGACGACCCGGGACTGGAGGAACTGGCAGAGCTGGCGCGGGGTGAACTGGCTGCTCGCGAGCTGGAGGATGACCATGGTGATCGAGAAGACGAGACCGGGGACGCTGAGGAGGCGGCGACCTTTTACGCGTCGGTCTTCCCCGACTCGCGCGTTGACGCGGTCCACACCGCACCGACCGACTTCCCGGGCGGCACAGCGGGTGACGTCCTCACGGTGGACTTCACCGTCCTTGGCATCCCGTGCATGGGGCTCAACGGCGGCGACGAGTTCACCCACTCGGAGGCGTTCTCCTTCCAGGTCGCGACCGACGACCAGGCCGAGACGGACCGATACTGGGACGCGATCGTGGGCAACGGCGGGCAGGAGAGCGCCTGCGGCTGGTGCAAGGACCGCTGGGGCCTGTCCTGGCAGATCACGCCGAGGGTCCTCACCGAGGCGCTCGCGTCGGACGACGAGGGTGTGCGGCAGCGCGCGTTCGCCGCGATGATGACGATGCAGCGGATCGACGTCGCTGCCATCGAGCAGGCTGTAGCAGGAGCAGACTGAGCCTGAATCCACCGACGCTGTTTCGTGAGGAATCCGCGGTGTGTGTTCTTGGTGGCGGGCTGGGGTGAGGGTTTTCGGGCGTGGGTGATCGGCCGGCAAAGGATCAACCCATACGCCCGGTTTTGAGGTAATCCAGGATCGGCACCGCCAGCGGAAAGAGTAGGTCGTCCAGCATATAGTGCAGTTGCGACCAGAAGGCGGGCTCGGCCATCGCCGGCGGGTCGGCATCGGTCAACTGATCGCGCAGCGGGTCGGTGATCGCCGGCATGTGCTGTTTCAGATCGCCCGGATAGCCCTTGGCGGTGAACACCGCCGCCATGAACAGGCAATAACAGCGGACAAAGGCACCCGAGTTGCTGTTCACGAAGATGCTTTCCTCGTCGAAGACTTCCTCCACCGGGTTCAGCAGCCAGATCGTGTCATCGGCGGCCTCGCCCAGAACGCCCTCGCCCGAGGTGCCAAAGGCCAGATAGCGGCCGCCCTGCCAGGCCACCTCGACACATTCATCGGGAAAGCGCGGAAAGTGGAAGTTGGACTCGGGGTAATCTTCCAGCACCGCCAGCCAGTTCGCCCTGACGGCGGCCATATCGTATTTGCGCTTGGGCAAGCGGGACAGGCTGGCACCGGCCAGCCCGTCCAGTTCCTTTTCGATGCGGGCGAAGAAGTCGGTCATTTCAAGCCGTCCAGAATACTCTGCAGCCCGCGCCAGGAATTTGGCCTGTATTCACCGAATAGGTGATCTGCGCACCCGGCGCATAGCGATTCAGCAGCGGCCTCCAAATGTCGTGGCAGGGGGCCGCGTTCCGAGAAAATCTCAAGGATGCGCGCCGAACCGGCGGTTTCGCCCACGATGATCTCCTCGGCATGCATGCTCCCATCATTCTTGCGCACTCGCCGCATCGGTCAAGCTAGCGACAGTGAGACGTTGCTCGGCATCCACGGGAGAGTCTAGGGAGCCGAAGTGGAAGGGGTTGAAGCCGAAGGTGACGGATTCGCGCCCAGCCCGCAATGTGTGATACTGGTGACGCCGATCGTCATCTGTGGCGGTACCGGCCGAGATATTCGAGAAGTCGTTGATCGAGTGGGTCGAGACGAACGGTGCGAAGAACGGCGCGACACCCACGATCATCAGAGATGCGTAGAGCCACTCGAACTGGCCACGCGCGCTGCGCAAGTCCGGAGCTTCAACGACGAGTTCCAGATTGCAGTGTTGGATGAGGACGTCCGCCAGCTGGTACTCAACCTCCAGCGTGTGATGCTGACTCACCGCTAGCCAAGCCCAGTCCGTGATTCCGACGTCCCACCTACGCGGAAGAATTGCGAAGCCGCCCGTCTGGTATCGGTCCGGCGACTCAGAAACCAAGTGCAACACCGGCACGAAGTGTTGAGGCACAGGGAGAACATAGCGAACGTCGAGGGCGGCTTCCCGCCACCGCGACTAGTTCTTGCGGACCGGGACGTTGTAGACGGGGTGCCCGTTGTGAGGTTAGGACCGTTCGACGGTGGCGATGCCACGATGAGCAGCGGCAAATCCCGCGTCGGCTACTTACACGCCCGGGGACTCACCCGCCTCCCATAATCTCGGATGTGCGACACGCCCGAGGTGCATAACGTCGAGTGATTCTTAGAATCAGCCGCAGTTCTTACAAGATTGAGTGCATCTCGACAATCTCGACAATCTAGTGTCGAGATGCAGTGAAGATTGCACGGGGGCCGGGGTCAACCTTGCGCGATCAGGGTCTCTCGACAGGAGCTGTGCAAAGTAGCGCCTGGCGGCAACTCCGGATGTCTAGGGCCTGCCTGTTGTTATGCGCAGCAGGAGAGGGTTGAGATGTCGGTGGTGAAGGCCTTGGCTGCGATGCGGATGCCTTCGGTGATGGTCAGGTAGGGCGCCCAGGAGTCGATGACCTCGTCGAGGGTCTTGCCCAGGACGTGGACTCCCGCGGCTGCCAGCTCGCCTGCGTCCTTCGCCACGGCGGTGATGCCGATGATCGTGCTGGTGTCGGCGTCGATCACCATCTTGATGAAGCCGCGGGTGTCGCGGTTCACCTGTGCCCGGGAGAGAAGGTGCAGGGGGACTACGCGGCAGTCGCATCTAATGCCGGCGGTCAGGGCCTGCTGCTCGGTCAGTCCGACGGCGCCGATCGAGGGGCTGGTGAAGGTAACCCTGGGCAGGTGGGAGTAGTCGACCGAGCGGTGAGCACCGGTAAAGGCGTTCTCGACCGCCAGCGTGCCGTGTCGGGCGGCGACGTAGACGAACGCCGGGTGGCC encodes the following:
- a CDS encoding ATP-binding protein, whose product is MTDALFSALEVDLGTGVRPGYRLHRLELLNWGTFDGRCEVLQLSGDNTLVTGDIGSGKSTLVDAVTTLLLPANRISYNKAAGAETRERSLRTYVLGHYKSERVESTGASRAVGLRDQSSYSVILGVFRNEGYEQDVTLAQVFWMPGTSESQPRRFFVTAEDDLSIVADFTEFGTDPADLKRRLRTRGASVHDHYPDYGTRLRRLLGIRSEQALELFHQTISMKSVGNLTDFVRHHMLEPAVAGTRIAALVQHFEDLTRAHDAVRKARDQLEQLEPIVVACDDFDARGQAITEARHALDALPVWAAEHRLRLLGEEQVRLEQGRRDLDDALVRAQRRQDELSDEHAGLVRAREGIAGGRLGAIEVESAAAAVRRDECRSRADQLNHHLSVLDIPPVDDEGSFEHAQAAARARGDVLVAQRESGHQRRTDASIAVRDAERESSTLQAEIASLRGRASNIDSASLKVRDRLASALGVDVASLPFVGELVQVRADQGQWRGAAERVLRGFALSVLVPSELYAAASRWVDEHHLGARFVYYRASDVVNRRPSVAVEDNTLAQVLEIREGPHAAWLTAELRSRADHARVHHVDELREHRKAVTLLGQVKTDRRHEKDDRFALEDRTRWVLGWSNADKVDALIERGATVQAQLTAARDALDAAKVDTDRHDAEAASVAQVLAVSSWSLVDWRSAAQRIDELARERDVLQRGNAEVEALHARLAEVERARAAQGAVVTDLTEKVGALKGEHRRNADQQRFAEADLDAVATDQLAGLRTAYELLESRHDAPATLEACSLAERDLQREFSASIQSHQEKQSAARERAAKRIAAFRQAWPSDTTELGADVLAAAEYRALRDRITGDDLPRFEAEFKRQLNTNTINDIAGFQAWLDQSAQTIRSRIDTINESLSAIDYSPGTRIRLLTEPSTNHEVRAFRDDLRACTDDALSTDDQYSEERFRRVQAIIGRFRGREGFTEADKRWTDLVTDVRNWFVFAASEREADSQVEREHYTDSDGKSGGQKEKLAYTILAASLAYQFGLEWGVPKSRDFRFAVIDEAFGRGSDASTRYALDLFAKLGLQLLVVTPLQKVHVIEPYVSAVGFVENRTGQRSRLQTLTIEEYHAERAEHGRAGRPS
- a CDS encoding DUF4194 domain-containing protein; translation: MSTASPDLRSSGLPPLTAAAVALMRGVVDRDHAERIWLDVVRLQNPLRDHVAVLGLDLVIDEAEGYAYLRSKPEDPDNPLPRLVPRHRLSFPVSLMLAVLRKALAEFDAGAGEGRLVVSRDRLVDELRTFRPASTNETKLVDEVDRSIRKVVELGFLRQLPGPMGAYEVRRILKAFVDAQWLGEFDARLAEYAALAADTGGGPGGGTGGTDTSGAGTGSGSGGES
- a CDS encoding DUF3375 domain-containing protein, yielding MDFETVAYLRANSRAWRLLRADTAPLAIHVLGTIFIVDNVRSIAESDLIARVDDLLYAVNAQTAGNSPRTAPDAVGSPDADPSPPARPTYPRSARDYVDAWASPEQGWLRKFYPEGHDEAHYDATVDVERAYGFVAGLRARSFVGTESRLSTIVELLREMVSGADPDPGARLAELRRRRDAIDAEIAKVAGGESPPLDAVALLDRYQHFSSTARELLSDFRSVEENFRTLDRGIRADIAAWEGGKGELLDQIVGERHAIADSDQGRSFQAFHDFLLSRARRDELTGLLQQLVDLDAIDVDRSLGRIHFDWLDAAERTQQTVRLLSEQLRRFLDDKVWLENRRVVELLRSIERSALAVRDASMGDLVTELDATSPSVALPMERPLYTPPLFTGVESRLDAVDADDAVDLQSLFEQVYVDSARLASTVRTALSSTDQASLLTVLRDHPATHGVAELVGYLGLVEDDFELVIDTDVEDAVLVSEPSGSASSGGGERLVRMPRVLFVRRDATRGGMLA
- a CDS encoding YihY/virulence factor BrkB family protein; protein product: MTEVGKAAEKEQTAPHPEDPRKPDQLSEISKPAWKMTLKNTWAEFSADKCTDLAAMLTYYSVLSIFPALLALVSLVGVFGQGDETVKAMLDIVRQLGQPDAADTLEGPVTEMVNADRAGITLVIGILTALWSASAYVGGFGRAMNTIYEVDEGRPVWKLRPMMLLVTTVLVVGAALALLGLVISGPVAEAIGGTIGLGSQSVTIWNWVKLPVILGIVVLMVALLYYATPNVKQPKFRWMSIGAAVAIVVWVIASIAFAFYVSRFGNYNKTYGSLATVVITLLWLWLTNLALLFGAELDAELERSRQLQAGIKAERTLQLPPRDTRQSERAEEKLEKRVAEGRELRMQAIEDGATGAPPEGKGGHDRSRHEEPDRTRHDGRRSDGTRKEHGKAHGSKESADEDSGEAPKALTLGALAGVAALVIKRALRRGR
- a CDS encoding VOC family protein → MEDDHGDREDETGDAEEAATFYASVFPDSRVDAVHTAPTDFPGGTAGDVLTVDFTVLGIPCMGLNGGDEFTHSEAFSFQVATDDQAETDRYWDAIVGNGGQESACGWCKDRWGLSWQITPRVLTEALASDDEGVRQRAFAAMMTMQRIDVAAIEQAVAGAD
- a CDS encoding SUKH-4 family immunity protein, which codes for MTDFFARIEKELDGLAGASLSRLPKRKYDMAAVRANWLAVLEDYPESNFHFPRFPDECVEVAWQGGRYLAFGTSGEGVLGEAADDTIWLLNPVEEVFDEESIFVNSNSGAFVRCYCLFMAAVFTAKGYPGDLKQHMPAITDPLRDQLTDADPPAMAEPAFWSQLHYMLDDLLFPLAVPILDYLKTGRMG